TTTACTCTGGTATTTTTTATTATTTCAGCGAGCTCAGGCTCATAGACCCAGAGAGATACATCATAATCCTTTTTTGCCACATGACAGGCTATTGTGGTTCCCCAGTTTCCAGCACCTATTACAGCGATATAACCCATATTCAGAAAGCTAAAGCCTTTTCAAGACGCCTGAGCACCTTTTCTTTACCCATGACTTCAAGGACATCAAATATTGGTGGGCTTACTGTCTTTCCTGTAATTGCCACTCTCAGAGGTTGAGCAACGTCAGAAAGTTTTACTCCCAGCTCGATGGTAAATTTTTTAAATGCTTCTTCAAGGTTTTTACTAGTAAAGGGTTCTACATTCCCTAAAAGTTCTTTTGCCTTTTTTAAATATTCAATGGTTTTTTCATTTATAAATTTCTTCTTTGCATCTTCTTCAATCTCAATATCTTCAAGGATATAATATCTTAAAGAACTGGTGAGTTCTACAAGGGTCCTTGATCTTTCCTTGAGTGTAGCTATAGCCCTTGAAATCCACTGAATATCTATAGGTGTATCCTCTCTGATTATACCCTCCCTTATAAGAAAGGGCCTGACAAGCTCATAGAGCCTTTCATTAGTAGAGGTACTTATATAATGACTATTAAGCCAGAGTAGTTTTTCTGGATTAAAAACAGCAGGAGATTTGCCCACATTTTCAAGAGTAAATTTTTCTATGAGCTCTTCCCTTGAAAAAATCTCCTGATCCTTATAAGACCACCCAAGCCTCACGAGATAATTCAAAAGTGCTTCAGGAAGATAACCCATATCCCTGTAAGCCATTACAGATGTAGCACCGTGCCTCTTGCTCAATCTTGTTTTATCAGGACCAAGTATCATGGGAAGATGAGCAAATTGAGGAATATCGTATTTCAATGCCTTGTAAATATGGATCTGCTTGGGTGTGTTGTTAAGATGGTCATCACCCCTGATCACATGGGTTATTCTCATATCAACATCATCCACTACAACACAGAAATTATAAGTAGGTGTACCATCTGAGCGCATTATTATAAAATCATCAAGCTGTTCATTATCAAAAGTGACCTTTCCCCTTATAAGATCTTCGACTACCGTGATTCCGCTCTGGGGCATTCTGAATCTTATGGCTGGTAGCCTTCCAGGAACAGGCGTCTTAAGGTCTCTGCAGCGACCATCATATTTTGGTGGTCTGCCAGAAGCAAGGGCGAGCCTTCTTCTTTCTTCAAGTTCCTCAGGGGAACAGTAGCAATAATAGGCATTACCATCCTTTAAAAGCCTCTCAGCATAACTTTTATAAATATCTAATCTGTCTGTCTGCCTGTAGGGACCTTCATCCCAGTCAAGCCCGAGCCATCTCATACCTTCTATGATTGCCTCAATAAATTCCTCTGTTGAACGACTCCTGTCGGTGTCTTCTATTCTCAGAATAAAAACACCCTTATTATGACGGGCAAAAAGCCAGTTAAAAAGTGCTGTCCTTGCTCCACCTATGTGGAGGTGGCCGGTAGGACTTGGAGCAAATCTTACCCTCACCATTGCTATTGAATATAGCAAAATCTTGAATCAACGAGCAAGGTGCCTTCACATGATTTAGTAATACTCTATGCTAAAACATCTTACTGACCTCCAAACAGTATTGAATACTATTAAGGTGGTATTTACTGTGTCATAGGTTTTAGACTCCTTAATAAGTCTTAAAAATAGAAGCAGAACATTATCCTGAAAAACAGACTTTATTGTAAAGTAATAACTATCTGAAAGTAATTCAATGCTTACCTGGCAGAGGATTTATGGAGTTTTTAAGTCTTGAAAGGAGATATTCTTTCTCAAAATTTTCAAAACTGATATTACCTAATACCTGAGTTATCCCTAGTTACTGAGACCCGGTTTACTTACAGATTCGATAAAAAATCCTTAGGCTCAAGAACACCTTTCCAGGCACTGTAGGTCTT
The nucleotide sequence above comes from Thermodesulfovibrionales bacterium. Encoded proteins:
- the gltX gene encoding glutamate--tRNA ligase, translating into MVRVRFAPSPTGHLHIGGARTALFNWLFARHNKGVFILRIEDTDRSRSTEEFIEAIIEGMRWLGLDWDEGPYRQTDRLDIYKSYAERLLKDGNAYYCYCSPEELEERRRLALASGRPPKYDGRCRDLKTPVPGRLPAIRFRMPQSGITVVEDLIRGKVTFDNEQLDDFIIMRSDGTPTYNFCVVVDDVDMRITHVIRGDDHLNNTPKQIHIYKALKYDIPQFAHLPMILGPDKTRLSKRHGATSVMAYRDMGYLPEALLNYLVRLGWSYKDQEIFSREELIEKFTLENVGKSPAVFNPEKLLWLNSHYISTSTNERLYELVRPFLIREGIIREDTPIDIQWISRAIATLKERSRTLVELTSSLRYYILEDIEIEEDAKKKFINEKTIEYLKKAKELLGNVEPFTSKNLEEAFKKFTIELGVKLSDVAQPLRVAITGKTVSPPIFDVLEVMGKEKVLRRLEKALAF